A stretch of the Lytechinus variegatus isolate NC3 chromosome 5, Lvar_3.0, whole genome shotgun sequence genome encodes the following:
- the LOC121416024 gene encoding AP-3 complex subunit beta-2-like isoform X1 produces the protein MKKIPEKIVAIPGRVEAAMHKDYEKMAADSSRSYANEKTPSTGSGEADIAADPASGGFFATDYKKHEDLKAMLDGNKDGLKLEAMKRIIGMIAKGKDASDLFAAVVKNVVSKNIEIKKLVYVYLVRYAEEQQDLALLSISTFQKGLKDPNQLIRASALRVLSSIRVHMIVPIMMLAIKESVNDMSPYVRKTAAHAIPKLYNMDPEQKDQLVEVIEKLLADKTTLVAGSTVMAFEEVCPERIDLIHKNFRKLCNLLIDVEEWGQVIIINMLTRYSRTQFLDPNKADMIQEETERSFYGSEHSENEGEDKEGKEEEEIKKPYIMDTDHRLLLRSVKPLLQSRNASVVMAVAQLYHHIAPKNEVGIIAKPLVRLLRSHREVQTVVLSNVATMSANRRGMFEPFLKSFFVRSSDATHIRLLKLEIMTNIASGTSISTILREFQTYVTSSDKEFVAATIQAIGRCASNIEEVTESCMNGLMGLMSNRDEAVVAESVVVIRKLLQMNPTGHKEIIRHMTKLADAITVPMARASILWLIGEYSDNVPKMAPDVLRKMAKGFINEEDIVKLQILNLAAKLYLTNSKQTKLLLQYVLNLSKYDQNYDIRDRARFFRHLLLPGDKTTTFSKHAKKIILATKPAPVIESVFKDRDQFQLGSLSHMINAKAVGYIELPDFPEEAPDPSVRVVEEVLPWTSEKDKRSMSKKKSKAKSFYSSSEESEEEDDDDDDDETSSEGSESGSESESESGSDDDKDESSEEEESDMEDDSEDASSVEDSEKSSSESSEESSSEETDSESEEEIKPVKKKTPQKSSKVKEEKRGKQKAESTMQLLDFDDFGPSGESSQPVTPAGPTSILTPTLAKDLQGLSLSDKPLSSEQMTQSAKAGGIMFPSKETFELLNRVNSGGLSATYRFPRTTCIYSTTMVAVEVTFTNNSNSKIQNISIGETKLAAGMKLHEFPEITNLSVGQSTTAILGIDFRDTTQPANFEICTESRKFSVIVKAPIGELLQPTQLSERDFLTQQSKLTGMNEHSDKCDIEASHREEKELIRCVGETANVQIVPASDPSKLTYRFSGRTISAGTSALLTVQILSEGKARITSNCEKMVIGNMLVKDIKKALGKA, from the exons GCATGAAGATCTTAAAGCAATGCTGGATGGGAATAAAGATGGGTTGAAGTTGGAAGCTATGAAGCGCATTATTGGT ATGATAGCCAAAGGTAAAGATGCATCTGATCTCTTTGCAGCTGTGGTTAAAAATGTGGTCTCTAAAAATATAGAG ATCAAGAAGTTGGTTTATGTTTACTTGGTTCGATATGCCGAGGAACAACAAGACCTGGCTTTGCTATCGATCAGTACATTCCAGAAAGGACTCAAG GATCCCAACCAGTTGATCAGAGCATCAGCCCTTCGTGTTCTCTCAAGTATTCGTGTTCATATGATTGTACCCATCATGATGCTAGCAATCAAGGAAAGTGTCAATGACATGTCACCGTATGTCCGCAAAACTGCCGCTCATGCCATTCCAAAGCTTTACAA CATGGATCCGGAACAGAAGGATCAACTTGTAGAAGTAATTGAGAAACTCCTGGCTGACAAGACTACA CTGGTTGCCGGAAGCACGGTCATGGCATTTGAAGAGGTGTGTCCAGAGCGAATTGACCTGATCCATAAGAACTTTCGCAAGCTCTGCAACCTTCTTATTGATGTTGAAGAGTGGGGTcaggtcatcatcatcaacatgcTGACTAGATACTCCAGGACACAGTTTCTAGATCCCAACAAAGCT GATATGATACAAGAGGAAACAGAGCGATCTTTCTACGGCTCAGAGCACAGTGAAAATGAAGGTGaagataaagaaggaaaggaagaagaagagatcAAGAAGCCTTACATCATGGATACTGATCACAGGTTACTCCTTCGCAGTGTCAAACCACTCCTCCAGAGCAGAAATGCTTCA GTTGTTATGGCAGTAGCTCAGCTGTATCACCACATTGCTCCTAAGAATGAAGTTGGAATCATTGCTAAGCCATTGGTCAGACTTCTCAGAAGCCACAG GGAAGTGCAAACTGTCGTATTGAGCAATGTAGCCACAATGAGTGCCAACCGGAGGGGCATGTTTGAGCCATTCCTTAAGAGTTTCTTTGTTCGTTCAAGTGACGCAACCCATATCCGTCTCCTCAAACTGGAGATCATGACCAACATCGCCAGCGGAACAAGTATTTCAACTATCCTTAGAGAATTCCAG ACATATGTGACCAGTTCTGACAAGGAGTTTGTGGCAGCTACTATCCAGGCCATAGGAAGATGTGCAAGTAACATAGAAGAAGTGACTGAGTCGTGCATGAATGGACTTATGGGACTCATGTCAAACAGAGACG AGGCTGTAGTAGCAGAGAGTGTGGTAGTGATTCGTAAACTCCTTCAGATGAACCCGACTGGACATAAGGAGATcatacgtcacatgaccaaactAGCGGATGCCATTACG GTACCCATGGCTAGGGCTAGTATTTTATGGCTGATAGGAGAGTACTCTGACAATGTACCTAAGATGGCTCCAGATGTTCTCCGTAAGATGGCCAAAGGATTCATCAATGAGGAAGATATTGTCAAACTTCAGATTTTAAATCTCGCAGCTAAACTCTACCTTACCAACTCAAAACAG ACCAAACTCCTACTCCAGTATGTACTCAACTTGTCCAAGTATGATCAGAACTATGACATCCGGGACCGCGCCCGTTTCTTCCGACATCTCCTCCTCCCTGGCGACAAGACTACGACATTCTCTAAACATGCTAAAAAGATCATCCTAGCCACCAAACCTGCTCCTGTCATTGAATCTGTCTTCAAAG ATCGGGACCAGTTTCAGCTAGGCTCTCTTTCTCACATGATCAATGCAAAGGCTGTAGGATACATTGAGCTCCCTGACTTCCCTGAAGAGGCCCCAGATCCAAGTGTTAGAGTTGTAGAG GAAGTGCTACCATGGACCAGTGAGAAGGATAAGAGATCAATGAGTAAGAAGAAAAGCAAAGCCAAGTCATTCTATTCTAGCTCTGAGGAGAgtgaggaagaagatgatgatgatgacgatgatgaaacaTCATCAG AAGGTAGTGAATCGGGCTCAGAATCAGAGAGCGAGTCTGGTTCCGATGATGACAAAGACGAAAGCAGTGAAGAGGAAGAGAGTGATATGGAAGACGACAGTGAGGATGCTTCCTCTGTGGAAGATTCAGAGAAGAGCTCATCAGAATCGTCTGAAGAATCCTCAAGTGAAGAGACTGACTCAGAGAGTGAAGAAGAGATCAAACCAGTCAAAAAG AAAACACCACAAAAATCATCTAAAGTGAAGGAGGAGAAGAGAGGTAAACAGAAAGCTGAATCAACAATGCAACTTTTAGATTTTGATGATT TTGGTCCATCAGGAGAATCGTCCCAGCCAGTAACTCCTGCAGGCCCCACCAGCATCCTAACACCCACCCTAGCCAAAGATCTTCAAGGACTGTCACTCAGTGACAAACCTCTG AGCTCAGAACAGATGACACAGAGTGCGAAG GCTGGTGGAATAATGTTCCCTTCTAAGGAGACATTTGAGCTTCTAAATCGAGTGAACAGTGGTGGTTTGTCAGCTACCTACCGATTCCCTAGAACAACCTGTATCTATTCTACTACCATGGTGGCTGTCGAGGTCACATTCACTAACAACAGTAATTCCAAGATACAAAACATTAGCATAG gtgagACCAAGTTGGCTGCTGGTATGAAGTTACATGAATTTCCTGAAATTACCAACCTTTCTGTAGGTCAATCCACGACAGCAATCCTTGGTATTGACTTTAGAGACACAACACAACCTGCTAACTTTGAGATCTG TACTGAATCGCGGAAGTTTAGTGTGATAGTGAAAGCACCTATAGGAGAACTCCTACAACCTACACAACTCAGTGAGAGAGACTTCCTTACACAACAAT CCAAGCTTACTGGTATGAATGAACACTCTGATAAGTGTGACATAGAAGCAAGCCatagagaagagaaagaattgaTCAGATGTGTTGGTGAGACAGCCAATGTTCAGATCGTCCCAGCCAGCGATCCCAGTAAACTCACATACAG GTTTTCTGGAAGGACAATATCCGCTGGGACATCGGCCCTGTTGACAGTACAGATCCTGAGCGAGGGAAAGGCTAGAATCACTTCCAACTGTGAGAAGATGGTTATTGGTAACATGCTGGTCAAAGACATCAAGAAGGCTCTAGGAAAGGCATGA
- the LOC121416024 gene encoding AP-3 complex subunit beta-2-like isoform X2, producing MKKIPEKIVAIPGRVEAAMHKDYEKMAADSSRSYANEKTPSTGSGEADIAADPASGGFFATDYKKHEDLKAMLDGNKDGLKLEAMKRIIGMIAKGKDASDLFAAVVKNVVSKNIEIKKLVYVYLVRYAEEQQDLALLSISTFQKGLKDPNQLIRASALRVLSSIRVHMIVPIMMLAIKESVNDMSPYVRKTAAHAIPKLYNMDPEQKDQLVEVIEKLLADKTTLVAGSTVMAFEEVCPERIDLIHKNFRKLCNLLIDVEEWGQVIIINMLTRYSRTQFLDPNKADMIQEETERSFYGSEHSENEGEDKEGKEEEEIKKPYIMDTDHRLLLRSVKPLLQSRNASVVMAVAQLYHHIAPKNEVGIIAKPLVRLLRSHREVQTVVLSNVATMSANRRGMFEPFLKSFFVRSSDATHIRLLKLEIMTNIASGTSISTILREFQTYVTSSDKEFVAATIQAIGRCASNIEEVTESCMNGLMGLMSNRDEAVVAESVVVIRKLLQMNPTGHKEIIRHMTKLADAITVPMARASILWLIGEYSDNVPKMAPDVLRKMAKGFINEEDIVKLQILNLAAKLYLTNSKQTKLLLQYVLNLSKYDQNYDIRDRARFFRHLLLPGDKTTTFSKHAKKIILATKPAPVIESVFKDRDQFQLGSLSHMINAKAVGYIELPDFPEEAPDPSVRVVEEVLPWTSEKDKRSMSKKKSKAKSFYSSSEESEEEDDDDDDDETSSGSESGSESESESGSDDDKDESSEEEESDMEDDSEDASSVEDSEKSSSESSEESSSEETDSESEEEIKPVKKKTPQKSSKVKEEKRGKQKAESTMQLLDFDDFGPSGESSQPVTPAGPTSILTPTLAKDLQGLSLSDKPLSSEQMTQSAKAGGIMFPSKETFELLNRVNSGGLSATYRFPRTTCIYSTTMVAVEVTFTNNSNSKIQNISIGETKLAAGMKLHEFPEITNLSVGQSTTAILGIDFRDTTQPANFEICTESRKFSVIVKAPIGELLQPTQLSERDFLTQQSKLTGMNEHSDKCDIEASHREEKELIRCVGETANVQIVPASDPSKLTYRFSGRTISAGTSALLTVQILSEGKARITSNCEKMVIGNMLVKDIKKALGKA from the exons GCATGAAGATCTTAAAGCAATGCTGGATGGGAATAAAGATGGGTTGAAGTTGGAAGCTATGAAGCGCATTATTGGT ATGATAGCCAAAGGTAAAGATGCATCTGATCTCTTTGCAGCTGTGGTTAAAAATGTGGTCTCTAAAAATATAGAG ATCAAGAAGTTGGTTTATGTTTACTTGGTTCGATATGCCGAGGAACAACAAGACCTGGCTTTGCTATCGATCAGTACATTCCAGAAAGGACTCAAG GATCCCAACCAGTTGATCAGAGCATCAGCCCTTCGTGTTCTCTCAAGTATTCGTGTTCATATGATTGTACCCATCATGATGCTAGCAATCAAGGAAAGTGTCAATGACATGTCACCGTATGTCCGCAAAACTGCCGCTCATGCCATTCCAAAGCTTTACAA CATGGATCCGGAACAGAAGGATCAACTTGTAGAAGTAATTGAGAAACTCCTGGCTGACAAGACTACA CTGGTTGCCGGAAGCACGGTCATGGCATTTGAAGAGGTGTGTCCAGAGCGAATTGACCTGATCCATAAGAACTTTCGCAAGCTCTGCAACCTTCTTATTGATGTTGAAGAGTGGGGTcaggtcatcatcatcaacatgcTGACTAGATACTCCAGGACACAGTTTCTAGATCCCAACAAAGCT GATATGATACAAGAGGAAACAGAGCGATCTTTCTACGGCTCAGAGCACAGTGAAAATGAAGGTGaagataaagaaggaaaggaagaagaagagatcAAGAAGCCTTACATCATGGATACTGATCACAGGTTACTCCTTCGCAGTGTCAAACCACTCCTCCAGAGCAGAAATGCTTCA GTTGTTATGGCAGTAGCTCAGCTGTATCACCACATTGCTCCTAAGAATGAAGTTGGAATCATTGCTAAGCCATTGGTCAGACTTCTCAGAAGCCACAG GGAAGTGCAAACTGTCGTATTGAGCAATGTAGCCACAATGAGTGCCAACCGGAGGGGCATGTTTGAGCCATTCCTTAAGAGTTTCTTTGTTCGTTCAAGTGACGCAACCCATATCCGTCTCCTCAAACTGGAGATCATGACCAACATCGCCAGCGGAACAAGTATTTCAACTATCCTTAGAGAATTCCAG ACATATGTGACCAGTTCTGACAAGGAGTTTGTGGCAGCTACTATCCAGGCCATAGGAAGATGTGCAAGTAACATAGAAGAAGTGACTGAGTCGTGCATGAATGGACTTATGGGACTCATGTCAAACAGAGACG AGGCTGTAGTAGCAGAGAGTGTGGTAGTGATTCGTAAACTCCTTCAGATGAACCCGACTGGACATAAGGAGATcatacgtcacatgaccaaactAGCGGATGCCATTACG GTACCCATGGCTAGGGCTAGTATTTTATGGCTGATAGGAGAGTACTCTGACAATGTACCTAAGATGGCTCCAGATGTTCTCCGTAAGATGGCCAAAGGATTCATCAATGAGGAAGATATTGTCAAACTTCAGATTTTAAATCTCGCAGCTAAACTCTACCTTACCAACTCAAAACAG ACCAAACTCCTACTCCAGTATGTACTCAACTTGTCCAAGTATGATCAGAACTATGACATCCGGGACCGCGCCCGTTTCTTCCGACATCTCCTCCTCCCTGGCGACAAGACTACGACATTCTCTAAACATGCTAAAAAGATCATCCTAGCCACCAAACCTGCTCCTGTCATTGAATCTGTCTTCAAAG ATCGGGACCAGTTTCAGCTAGGCTCTCTTTCTCACATGATCAATGCAAAGGCTGTAGGATACATTGAGCTCCCTGACTTCCCTGAAGAGGCCCCAGATCCAAGTGTTAGAGTTGTAGAG GAAGTGCTACCATGGACCAGTGAGAAGGATAAGAGATCAATGAGTAAGAAGAAAAGCAAAGCCAAGTCATTCTATTCTAGCTCTGAGGAGAgtgaggaagaagatgatgatgatgacgatgatgaaacaTCATCAG GTAGTGAATCGGGCTCAGAATCAGAGAGCGAGTCTGGTTCCGATGATGACAAAGACGAAAGCAGTGAAGAGGAAGAGAGTGATATGGAAGACGACAGTGAGGATGCTTCCTCTGTGGAAGATTCAGAGAAGAGCTCATCAGAATCGTCTGAAGAATCCTCAAGTGAAGAGACTGACTCAGAGAGTGAAGAAGAGATCAAACCAGTCAAAAAG AAAACACCACAAAAATCATCTAAAGTGAAGGAGGAGAAGAGAGGTAAACAGAAAGCTGAATCAACAATGCAACTTTTAGATTTTGATGATT TTGGTCCATCAGGAGAATCGTCCCAGCCAGTAACTCCTGCAGGCCCCACCAGCATCCTAACACCCACCCTAGCCAAAGATCTTCAAGGACTGTCACTCAGTGACAAACCTCTG AGCTCAGAACAGATGACACAGAGTGCGAAG GCTGGTGGAATAATGTTCCCTTCTAAGGAGACATTTGAGCTTCTAAATCGAGTGAACAGTGGTGGTTTGTCAGCTACCTACCGATTCCCTAGAACAACCTGTATCTATTCTACTACCATGGTGGCTGTCGAGGTCACATTCACTAACAACAGTAATTCCAAGATACAAAACATTAGCATAG gtgagACCAAGTTGGCTGCTGGTATGAAGTTACATGAATTTCCTGAAATTACCAACCTTTCTGTAGGTCAATCCACGACAGCAATCCTTGGTATTGACTTTAGAGACACAACACAACCTGCTAACTTTGAGATCTG TACTGAATCGCGGAAGTTTAGTGTGATAGTGAAAGCACCTATAGGAGAACTCCTACAACCTACACAACTCAGTGAGAGAGACTTCCTTACACAACAAT CCAAGCTTACTGGTATGAATGAACACTCTGATAAGTGTGACATAGAAGCAAGCCatagagaagagaaagaattgaTCAGATGTGTTGGTGAGACAGCCAATGTTCAGATCGTCCCAGCCAGCGATCCCAGTAAACTCACATACAG GTTTTCTGGAAGGACAATATCCGCTGGGACATCGGCCCTGTTGACAGTACAGATCCTGAGCGAGGGAAAGGCTAGAATCACTTCCAACTGTGAGAAGATGGTTATTGGTAACATGCTGGTCAAAGACATCAAGAAGGCTCTAGGAAAGGCATGA
- the LOC121416024 gene encoding AP-3 complex subunit beta-2-like isoform X3 yields the protein MKKIPEKIVAIPGRVEAAMHKDYEKMAADSSRSYANEKTPSTGSGEADIAADPASGGFFATDYKKHEDLKAMLDGNKDGLKLEAMKRIIGMIAKGKDASDLFAAVVKNVVSKNIEIKKLVYVYLVRYAEEQQDLALLSISTFQKGLKDPNQLIRASALRVLSSIRVHMIVPIMMLAIKESVNDMSPYVRKTAAHAIPKLYNMDPEQKDQLVEVIEKLLADKTTLVAGSTVMAFEEVCPERIDLIHKNFRKLCNLLIDVEEWGQVIIINMLTRYSRTQFLDPNKADMIQEETERSFYGSEHSENEGEDKEGKEEEEIKKPYIMDTDHRLLLRSVKPLLQSRNASVVMAVAQLYHHIAPKNEVGIIAKPLVRLLRSHREVQTVVLSNVATMSANRRGMFEPFLKSFFVRSSDATHIRLLKLEIMTNIASGTSISTILREFQTYVTSSDKEFVAATIQAIGRCASNIEEVTESCMNGLMGLMSNRDEAVVAESVVVIRKLLQMNPTGHKEIIRHMTKLADAITVPMARASILWLIGEYSDNVPKMAPDVLRKMAKGFINEEDIVKLQILNLAAKLYLTNSKQTKLLLQYVLNLSKYDQNYDIRDRARFFRHLLLPGDKTTTFSKHAKKIILATKPAPVIESVFKDRDQFQLGSLSHMINAKAVGYIELPDFPEEAPDPSVRVVEEVLPWTSEKDKRSMSKKKSKAKSFYSSSEESEEEDDDDDDDETSSEGSESGSESESESGSDDDKDESSEEEESDMEDDSEDASSVEDSEKSSSESSEESSSEETDSESEEEIKPVKKKTPQKSSKVKEEKRGKQKAESTMQLLDFDDFGPSGESSQPVTPAGPTSILTPTLAKDLQGLSLSDKPLAGGIMFPSKETFELLNRVNSGGLSATYRFPRTTCIYSTTMVAVEVTFTNNSNSKIQNISIGETKLAAGMKLHEFPEITNLSVGQSTTAILGIDFRDTTQPANFEICTESRKFSVIVKAPIGELLQPTQLSERDFLTQQSKLTGMNEHSDKCDIEASHREEKELIRCVGETANVQIVPASDPSKLTYRFSGRTISAGTSALLTVQILSEGKARITSNCEKMVIGNMLVKDIKKALGKA from the exons GCATGAAGATCTTAAAGCAATGCTGGATGGGAATAAAGATGGGTTGAAGTTGGAAGCTATGAAGCGCATTATTGGT ATGATAGCCAAAGGTAAAGATGCATCTGATCTCTTTGCAGCTGTGGTTAAAAATGTGGTCTCTAAAAATATAGAG ATCAAGAAGTTGGTTTATGTTTACTTGGTTCGATATGCCGAGGAACAACAAGACCTGGCTTTGCTATCGATCAGTACATTCCAGAAAGGACTCAAG GATCCCAACCAGTTGATCAGAGCATCAGCCCTTCGTGTTCTCTCAAGTATTCGTGTTCATATGATTGTACCCATCATGATGCTAGCAATCAAGGAAAGTGTCAATGACATGTCACCGTATGTCCGCAAAACTGCCGCTCATGCCATTCCAAAGCTTTACAA CATGGATCCGGAACAGAAGGATCAACTTGTAGAAGTAATTGAGAAACTCCTGGCTGACAAGACTACA CTGGTTGCCGGAAGCACGGTCATGGCATTTGAAGAGGTGTGTCCAGAGCGAATTGACCTGATCCATAAGAACTTTCGCAAGCTCTGCAACCTTCTTATTGATGTTGAAGAGTGGGGTcaggtcatcatcatcaacatgcTGACTAGATACTCCAGGACACAGTTTCTAGATCCCAACAAAGCT GATATGATACAAGAGGAAACAGAGCGATCTTTCTACGGCTCAGAGCACAGTGAAAATGAAGGTGaagataaagaaggaaaggaagaagaagagatcAAGAAGCCTTACATCATGGATACTGATCACAGGTTACTCCTTCGCAGTGTCAAACCACTCCTCCAGAGCAGAAATGCTTCA GTTGTTATGGCAGTAGCTCAGCTGTATCACCACATTGCTCCTAAGAATGAAGTTGGAATCATTGCTAAGCCATTGGTCAGACTTCTCAGAAGCCACAG GGAAGTGCAAACTGTCGTATTGAGCAATGTAGCCACAATGAGTGCCAACCGGAGGGGCATGTTTGAGCCATTCCTTAAGAGTTTCTTTGTTCGTTCAAGTGACGCAACCCATATCCGTCTCCTCAAACTGGAGATCATGACCAACATCGCCAGCGGAACAAGTATTTCAACTATCCTTAGAGAATTCCAG ACATATGTGACCAGTTCTGACAAGGAGTTTGTGGCAGCTACTATCCAGGCCATAGGAAGATGTGCAAGTAACATAGAAGAAGTGACTGAGTCGTGCATGAATGGACTTATGGGACTCATGTCAAACAGAGACG AGGCTGTAGTAGCAGAGAGTGTGGTAGTGATTCGTAAACTCCTTCAGATGAACCCGACTGGACATAAGGAGATcatacgtcacatgaccaaactAGCGGATGCCATTACG GTACCCATGGCTAGGGCTAGTATTTTATGGCTGATAGGAGAGTACTCTGACAATGTACCTAAGATGGCTCCAGATGTTCTCCGTAAGATGGCCAAAGGATTCATCAATGAGGAAGATATTGTCAAACTTCAGATTTTAAATCTCGCAGCTAAACTCTACCTTACCAACTCAAAACAG ACCAAACTCCTACTCCAGTATGTACTCAACTTGTCCAAGTATGATCAGAACTATGACATCCGGGACCGCGCCCGTTTCTTCCGACATCTCCTCCTCCCTGGCGACAAGACTACGACATTCTCTAAACATGCTAAAAAGATCATCCTAGCCACCAAACCTGCTCCTGTCATTGAATCTGTCTTCAAAG ATCGGGACCAGTTTCAGCTAGGCTCTCTTTCTCACATGATCAATGCAAAGGCTGTAGGATACATTGAGCTCCCTGACTTCCCTGAAGAGGCCCCAGATCCAAGTGTTAGAGTTGTAGAG GAAGTGCTACCATGGACCAGTGAGAAGGATAAGAGATCAATGAGTAAGAAGAAAAGCAAAGCCAAGTCATTCTATTCTAGCTCTGAGGAGAgtgaggaagaagatgatgatgatgacgatgatgaaacaTCATCAG AAGGTAGTGAATCGGGCTCAGAATCAGAGAGCGAGTCTGGTTCCGATGATGACAAAGACGAAAGCAGTGAAGAGGAAGAGAGTGATATGGAAGACGACAGTGAGGATGCTTCCTCTGTGGAAGATTCAGAGAAGAGCTCATCAGAATCGTCTGAAGAATCCTCAAGTGAAGAGACTGACTCAGAGAGTGAAGAAGAGATCAAACCAGTCAAAAAG AAAACACCACAAAAATCATCTAAAGTGAAGGAGGAGAAGAGAGGTAAACAGAAAGCTGAATCAACAATGCAACTTTTAGATTTTGATGATT TTGGTCCATCAGGAGAATCGTCCCAGCCAGTAACTCCTGCAGGCCCCACCAGCATCCTAACACCCACCCTAGCCAAAGATCTTCAAGGACTGTCACTCAGTGACAAACCTCTG GCTGGTGGAATAATGTTCCCTTCTAAGGAGACATTTGAGCTTCTAAATCGAGTGAACAGTGGTGGTTTGTCAGCTACCTACCGATTCCCTAGAACAACCTGTATCTATTCTACTACCATGGTGGCTGTCGAGGTCACATTCACTAACAACAGTAATTCCAAGATACAAAACATTAGCATAG gtgagACCAAGTTGGCTGCTGGTATGAAGTTACATGAATTTCCTGAAATTACCAACCTTTCTGTAGGTCAATCCACGACAGCAATCCTTGGTATTGACTTTAGAGACACAACACAACCTGCTAACTTTGAGATCTG TACTGAATCGCGGAAGTTTAGTGTGATAGTGAAAGCACCTATAGGAGAACTCCTACAACCTACACAACTCAGTGAGAGAGACTTCCTTACACAACAAT CCAAGCTTACTGGTATGAATGAACACTCTGATAAGTGTGACATAGAAGCAAGCCatagagaagagaaagaattgaTCAGATGTGTTGGTGAGACAGCCAATGTTCAGATCGTCCCAGCCAGCGATCCCAGTAAACTCACATACAG GTTTTCTGGAAGGACAATATCCGCTGGGACATCGGCCCTGTTGACAGTACAGATCCTGAGCGAGGGAAAGGCTAGAATCACTTCCAACTGTGAGAAGATGGTTATTGGTAACATGCTGGTCAAAGACATCAAGAAGGCTCTAGGAAAGGCATGA